DNA from Pseudomonadota bacterium:
GTTGTGCACTCGGGTCGTCACCCAGAGCTGGTACGGTCCCGCGCCCGTTTCGAGCTTGCGCACGACCCGCAGCCCGTCCCCCTGCCACCTCAGTCTGACTGCCTGCGGGCTGAGGCGCTCGATCTGCCAGCGCCGCTTGCCGCTCTCGAGGCCGTCGATCTCGAAGGCGAGCGACAAGTAGCGCGGCTTGTCCGTCGTGACAAGGTCCATGGCGCTGCCGTTGGTTCGGTAGCGCGCACCCTTCAGCTTCAAGGATACGAGCCCCCCGTCGATGCTGCTGACCGTCGCCACATAGGAGTCGCTCTCGATCTCCGCCCGGCGCTCGGGCAGCGCGAGCTCGAGGGCCGGCGCCGGCTTCGGCCGCTCTTGTTCGCCGCCGGATGCCGCCGCCGGCTTGGCGCTGGCGCGCTCGGCCTTGGTCTTGGCCCCCGAAACGCTCGCCCCGGCCTTTTCGGGCTCGTCCGCGGGCGGGCTGCCCCACCGCCACTCGAGCAGGAAGTAGCCCCCGATCACCACCGCTGCGATCGCCAGGAAGGTAAGCAGCTGCCGTGTGTTGTCCTCTTCCATGCTTCACTGGGGTAGTGACGGCGGCGGATCGTAGCCACCTACACAAAAAGGATGACAGCGCAGGATGCGACGCAATCCGAGCCACGATCCGCGAGCAGCTCCGAAGCGCTCTATGCAAGAGGCCGCGTAGCGCGAGCACGTGGGCTCGAAGCGGCAGGCGCGCCCAATCAAGGGCGACAGTGTCCACCAGTACAGCCGGATCAGAGCGAGTAAGAGCGTTCTCATGACGACTTGGGACGTTCAAGCCGGGTAGCGCGGCTTGCGGCACGCGCAAGGAGATGGGCGACACCGGCGATCTCGACCCTAACCGACGCATAATCGAGCCGCTCGCTTCCTGGTCGCGCCAGGATAACGGTGTCGCAAGCGCTCGGAAACAGCTCGCGATTGCGCCTGAACACCTCCCGCGCCAGACGCTTGACCCGGTTTCGTTGCACGGCGCCGCCCAGTCTACGGCCGGCCGAGACTCCGAGACGGCGCTCCTGGCCGTGGGACGGGAGCACGATCAACGTCAGATGGCGCGTGCTCACCCGTGCACCGTGCCGCAAAGCCGCTCGGTACTCGTAGCGGCGGCGCACTCGATCCCGGCGTCTGAATCGCTCTGACCGGCACACCGGGTCGCTAGGCTCCGCCACGAAAAGCCCTGCGCGGTTCGCCGGCGATCGGGCGCCGATGGCAAGGCGCGGCGACGACGGATATTGAGAGTATTTCGAGGAGGAGCAGCACGGCCGGCGGCGTTTGGAGCCTGCGAGGTGGGCAGGTTATTGTGTGGCGGGTCCCTATTCT
Protein-coding regions in this window:
- the yidD gene encoding membrane protein insertion efficiency factor YidD, translated to MRTLLLALIRLYWWTLSPLIGRACRFEPTCSRYAASCIERFGAARGSWLGLRRILRCHPFCVGGYDPPPSLPQ
- the rnpA gene encoding ribonuclease P protein component, with the translated sequence MRRRYEYRAALRHGARVSTRHLTLIVLPSHGQERRLGVSAGRRLGGAVQRNRVKRLAREVFRRNRELFPSACDTVILARPGSERLDYASVRVEIAGVAHLLARAASRATRLERPKSS